Proteins found in one Flavobacterium channae genomic segment:
- a CDS encoding Lrp/AsnC family transcriptional regulator: MDAIDKKLLGFLQEDTKKTTKELSLLLNLSVTAVYERIKKLEREKVIRQYVAILDRTKIEKSFVVFCHIKLNQHTKDFITIFESEVVKLEEVSECFHVSGDYDYILKVNVKDMDEYREFMVTKLTGLQHIGSTHSSFMIGEVKNTTAYTL; encoded by the coding sequence ATGGACGCAATCGACAAAAAACTATTAGGTTTTCTGCAGGAAGACACTAAAAAAACTACTAAAGAACTATCGTTACTGCTGAATTTATCTGTAACAGCAGTTTATGAAAGAATTAAAAAATTAGAACGAGAAAAAGTAATCAGACAATACGTAGCCATCTTAGACCGTACTAAAATTGAAAAATCATTTGTCGTATTTTGTCACATCAAATTAAATCAACACACGAAAGACTTTATTACAATTTTTGAAAGTGAAGTTGTAAAACTAGAAGAGGTGTCGGAATGTTTTCACGTAAGTGGTGATTATGACTACATTCTTAAAGTTAATGTGAAAGATATGGACGAATATCGTGAATTTATGGTGACTAAACTTACAGGTTTACAACATATTGGTAGTACGCACAGTTCTTTTATGATAGGTGAAGTTAAAAATACTACAGCTTATACGCTATAA
- a CDS encoding aminotransferase class I/II-fold pyridoxal phosphate-dependent enzyme yields the protein MEKFNPADRIQDLQYFGEFGGVNPSISDSSTYTFLSAKTMFDTFEGNAEGCYLYSRHSSPSNLYLDKALAAMEGTESANVSASGMGAITPTLLQLCGNGDHIVSSRTIYGGTYAFLKNFVPRMGIKTTFVDITKLDVVEAAITPNTKVLYCETVSNPLLEVADIASLAKIAKKHNIKLVVDNTFSPLSVAPAKLGADIVIHSLTKYINGSSDTVGGVTCASQEFINSLKNVNDGASMLLGPTMDSLRSASVMKNLRTLHIRMKQHSSNAMYLANKFEADGIKTVYPGLKSHPSHEIYKTMINPEYGFGGMMTIDVGSLDKANALMELMQERNLGYLAVSLGFYKTLFSAPGTSTSSEIPLEEQAEMGLTDGLIRFSIGLDNDIERTYQMMKQCMVELGIL from the coding sequence ATGGAAAAATTTAATCCAGCTGATAGAATTCAAGATTTACAATATTTTGGTGAATTTGGAGGTGTTAATCCTTCAATATCTGATAGTTCAACTTATACATTTCTTTCAGCAAAAACAATGTTTGATACTTTTGAAGGGAATGCTGAAGGATGTTACTTATATTCTCGCCATTCTTCACCAAGTAACTTATATTTAGATAAAGCATTAGCTGCAATGGAAGGAACAGAATCTGCAAATGTTTCTGCTTCAGGAATGGGCGCTATTACTCCTACTCTATTACAATTATGTGGAAATGGAGACCACATTGTTTCTAGTAGAACTATTTATGGTGGAACGTATGCTTTTTTAAAGAACTTCGTTCCAAGAATGGGCATCAAAACTACATTTGTAGACATTACAAAATTAGATGTTGTTGAAGCAGCTATAACTCCAAATACTAAAGTTTTATATTGCGAAACTGTTAGTAATCCTTTATTAGAAGTTGCTGATATTGCTTCATTGGCTAAAATTGCTAAAAAACACAATATCAAATTAGTAGTTGACAATACTTTTTCTCCTTTATCAGTTGCTCCTGCAAAATTAGGTGCTGATATCGTTATCCATTCGTTAACGAAATACATCAACGGAAGTAGCGATACTGTAGGTGGCGTAACTTGTGCTTCGCAAGAATTCATCAATAGCTTAAAAAATGTAAATGATGGTGCTAGCATGCTTTTAGGCCCTACAATGGATAGTTTACGTTCGGCTTCAGTGATGAAAAACTTAAGAACATTACACATCAGAATGAAACAACACAGTTCTAATGCTATGTATTTGGCAAACAAATTTGAAGCTGACGGAATCAAAACGGTTTACCCAGGATTAAAAAGCCACCCAAGTCATGAAATCTATAAAACAATGATTAATCCTGAATACGGATTTGGTGGAATGATGACAATTGATGTTGGAAGTTTAGATAAAGCCAATGCCTTAATGGAATTAATGCAAGAAAGAAATTTAGGATACTTAGCGGTAAGTTTAGGTTTCTATAAAACATTATTTAGTGCACCAGGAACTTCAACTTCATCTGAAATTCCATTAGAAGAACAAGCTGAAATGGGATTAACAGATGGTTTAATTCGTTTTTCAATTGGTCTAGATAATGATATCGAAAGAACCTATCAAATGATGAAACAATGTATGGTTGAATTAGGAATTTTATAA
- the nhaC gene encoding Na+/H+ antiporter NhaC: protein MDTKINKNKELNIWEALIPVFALIGMLAFNVYVFGDSALGGSNQFVLLLGGAVAALMGFLNKVSYKKMIDEVAENIKSTAGAILILLMVGALAGTWLVSGIIPSMIYYGLQILSPAIFLPATLIICSVISIATGSSWTTSATVGIALIGIGGALGFELGMVAGAVISGAYFGDKLSPMSDTTNLAPAMAGTDLFTHIRYMTITTIPSYLLTLVLFIILGLSVETNGVANTGQLLTDIKLAFNVSGWLFLVPVIVIFLIVKKTEPLIALLAGTILGAIFALIFQPNIILMLSGAQELNFISGYKGIMNAITTKSIIPTQNPTLVDLFTSGGMEKMLGTIWLILCAMVFGGIMDAIGALSRISQALLSIAKSTLGLFASTVGSCLALNITASDQYLAIVVPGKMFAKAYKDRGLAPENLSRTLEDSGTVTSVLIPWNTCGAYQAGTLGVSTFDYLPYAFFNIISPLMTLVFAAFNIKIRQLVSDIKE, encoded by the coding sequence ATGGATACAAAAATCAATAAAAATAAAGAATTAAATATTTGGGAAGCCTTAATTCCTGTATTTGCATTAATTGGAATGTTAGCTTTTAATGTATATGTATTTGGAGATAGTGCCCTTGGCGGAAGTAATCAATTTGTATTATTATTAGGAGGTGCAGTTGCGGCTCTTATGGGATTCTTAAATAAAGTTTCTTATAAAAAAATGATTGATGAAGTAGCAGAAAATATTAAATCTACTGCTGGAGCTATTTTAATTTTATTAATGGTTGGTGCTTTAGCCGGAACTTGGCTTGTAAGTGGTATCATTCCTTCTATGATTTATTACGGATTGCAAATTTTGAGTCCAGCTATATTTTTACCAGCTACTTTAATAATTTGTTCTGTTATTTCGATTGCAACAGGTAGTTCTTGGACTACATCTGCAACTGTTGGTATTGCTTTAATTGGAATTGGAGGTGCTTTAGGTTTCGAATTAGGCATGGTTGCTGGAGCTGTAATTTCAGGTGCTTATTTTGGTGATAAATTATCCCCAATGTCAGATACTACCAATCTTGCTCCTGCAATGGCAGGTACCGATTTGTTTACGCATATTCGATACATGACAATTACAACAATTCCTTCCTACTTATTAACGTTAGTATTATTTATTATATTAGGATTATCTGTAGAAACAAACGGAGTTGCCAACACAGGGCAATTATTAACTGATATCAAACTTGCTTTTAATGTAAGCGGTTGGTTATTTTTAGTTCCTGTTATTGTAATCTTCTTAATTGTAAAGAAAACAGAACCATTAATTGCTCTTTTAGCCGGAACCATATTAGGAGCTATTTTTGCTTTAATCTTTCAACCTAATATCATTTTAATGCTTTCTGGTGCTCAAGAATTAAACTTCATAAGCGGATATAAAGGAATTATGAACGCCATCACAACTAAATCTATTATTCCAACTCAAAACCCAACATTAGTTGATTTGTTTACTTCTGGAGGAATGGAAAAAATGCTTGGCACTATTTGGTTGATTTTATGCGCTATGGTTTTTGGTGGAATTATGGATGCTATTGGTGCCTTATCAAGAATCAGTCAAGCCTTATTATCTATTGCTAAATCTACATTAGGATTATTTGCTTCAACTGTAGGAAGTTGTTTAGCGTTAAACATTACAGCTTCTGATCAATACTTAGCAATTGTAGTTCCAGGGAAAATGTTTGCAAAAGCTTATAAAGATAGAGGTTTAGCTCCCGAAAATTTAAGTAGAACATTAGAAGATTCCGGAACTGTTACTTCAGTATTAATTCCTTGGAATACTTGTGGCGCATATCAAGCTGGAACATTAGGCGTAAGCACTTTTGATTATTTACCTTATGCCTTCTTTAATATCATAAGTCCACTAATGACTTTGGTTTTTGCAGCGTTTAATATCAAAATACGACAATTAGTTTCTGATATAAAAGAATAG
- the katG gene encoding catalase/peroxidase HPI, with amino-acid sequence MENTNDISKCPFHQNQKGLSDGVKNYDWWPKALNLDILHQHDTKTNPLGNHFNYAEEFKKLDLEALKSDLKKLMTESQDWWPADWGHYGGLFIRMAWHSAGTYRISDGRGGSGTGNLRFAPLNSWPDNGNLDKARRLLWPIKKKYGNKISWADLMILAGNMAYESMGLKTFGFAGGREDIWHPEKDIYWGAEKEWLAKSGSEGTRYSGERDLENPLAAVMMGLIYVNPEGVDGQPDPLKTAHDVRVTFKRMAMNDEETVALTAGGHTVGKAHGNGDASKLGPEPEAGAIENQGFGWINPNGGGANAVTSGLEGSWTTHPTRWDNEYFNLLLSYDWELKKSPAGAWQWEPINIKDEDKPIDAHNPSVKRNPIMTDADMAMKMDPAYREISERFHKDPAYFSEVFARAWFKLTHRDLGPRDRYLGADAPKEDLIWQDPIPAVDYTLSDAEIEDLKAKLLNSGLTRTDLINTAWDSARTFRGSDFRGGANGARIRLAPQKDWVANEPERLQRVLNKLVEIQADLSKKVSIADLIVLGGSAAIEQAAKDGGFNVKVPFSSGRGDASQEMTDDESFEVLEPTNDAFRNFMKAKYIVEPEELMLDKAQLLGLTAAEMTVLVGGMRVLGTNFNGTKHGVFTDKEGVLTNDFFVNLTDMNYSWKPAGDNLYNIVNRKTGATKWTTTRVDLIFGSNSVLRSYAEVYAQDDNKEKFVQDFVNTWTKVMNADRFDLK; translated from the coding sequence ATGGAAAACACAAACGACATTAGCAAATGCCCATTTCATCAAAATCAAAAAGGATTAAGTGATGGGGTAAAAAATTATGATTGGTGGCCAAAAGCATTAAATCTTGATATTTTACATCAACACGATACAAAAACAAATCCTTTAGGTAATCATTTTAATTATGCTGAAGAATTTAAAAAACTTGATTTAGAAGCTCTTAAATCAGATTTAAAAAAATTAATGACTGAAAGTCAAGATTGGTGGCCAGCCGATTGGGGACACTATGGTGGTTTATTCATCAGAATGGCGTGGCATTCAGCAGGAACTTATAGAATATCAGATGGTCGTGGAGGTTCTGGAACAGGAAATTTAAGATTCGCTCCATTAAATAGTTGGCCAGATAACGGAAACTTAGATAAAGCACGTAGATTACTTTGGCCTATCAAGAAAAAATACGGAAATAAAATTTCTTGGGCCGATTTAATGATATTAGCAGGAAATATGGCGTATGAATCTATGGGATTAAAAACCTTTGGTTTTGCTGGTGGTCGTGAAGATATTTGGCATCCAGAAAAAGACATTTATTGGGGAGCTGAAAAAGAATGGTTAGCTAAATCAGGAAGCGAAGGAACTCGTTATTCTGGAGAAAGAGATTTAGAAAATCCGCTAGCTGCTGTTATGATGGGATTAATTTATGTAAATCCTGAAGGTGTTGATGGTCAACCTGACCCACTAAAAACGGCACATGATGTTCGTGTTACATTCAAACGAATGGCAATGAACGATGAAGAAACAGTTGCATTAACTGCTGGAGGACATACTGTTGGTAAAGCACATGGAAATGGTGATGCTTCAAAATTAGGTCCTGAACCAGAAGCTGGAGCTATCGAAAATCAAGGTTTTGGTTGGATAAATCCAAATGGTGGTGGTGCAAACGCTGTTACAAGTGGTTTAGAAGGTTCATGGACAACACATCCAACACGTTGGGATAACGAATATTTCAATCTATTATTAAGCTATGATTGGGAATTAAAGAAAAGTCCTGCTGGTGCTTGGCAATGGGAACCAATCAATATTAAAGATGAAGATAAACCAATAGATGCTCATAATCCATCTGTAAAAAGAAATCCAATTATGACAGATGCCGATATGGCAATGAAAATGGATCCTGCTTACAGAGAAATTTCAGAACGTTTTCATAAAGATCCTGCTTATTTCTCTGAAGTATTTGCTAGAGCTTGGTTCAAATTAACCCATCGTGATTTAGGTCCAAGAGATCGCTATTTAGGAGCCGATGCACCAAAAGAAGATTTAATTTGGCAAGATCCAATACCTGCAGTAGATTATACTTTATCAGATGCTGAAATTGAAGATTTAAAAGCAAAATTATTAAACTCAGGACTTACAAGAACCGATTTAATTAATACCGCTTGGGATAGTGCAAGAACATTTAGAGGTTCTGACTTTAGAGGTGGTGCAAATGGAGCACGCATAAGATTAGCTCCACAAAAAGATTGGGTTGCTAACGAACCTGAAAGATTACAAAGAGTTTTAAATAAATTGGTTGAAATTCAAGCTGATTTATCTAAAAAAGTTAGTATTGCTGATTTAATTGTTTTAGGAGGAAGTGCCGCTATTGAACAAGCTGCAAAAGATGGCGGATTTAATGTTAAAGTTCCTTTTAGTTCAGGAAGAGGCGATGCTTCACAAGAAATGACAGATGATGAATCATTTGAAGTATTAGAACCAACTAACGACGCTTTTAGAAATTTCATGAAAGCTAAATATATAGTTGAACCTGAAGAATTAATGCTTGATAAAGCACAACTTTTAGGATTAACTGCGGCTGAAATGACAGTTCTAGTTGGAGGAATGCGCGTTTTAGGAACTAATTTCAACGGAACTAAACATGGTGTTTTCACTGATAAAGAAGGCGTTTTAACCAATGATTTCTTTGTTAATCTAACGGATATGAACTACAGTTGGAAACCAGCCGGAGATAACTTATACAACATTGTAAATAGAAAAACCGGAGCTACAAAATGGACTACAACTCGTGTAGATTTGATTTTTGGTTCTAATTCTGTATTAAGATCGTATGCTGAGGTGTATGCACAAGACGATAATAAAGAAAAATTTGTTCAAGACTTCGTTAATACTTGGACAAAAGTTATGAATGCAGATCGTTTTGATTTAAAATAA
- a CDS encoding peroxiredoxin, translated as MAVVGKKFPNITVDAISFMGDNLRINVLEEAVNNKKKVVLFWYPKDFTFVCPTELHAFQAALQEFEKRNTMVIGASCDTNEVHFAWLNTAKDNGGIEGVTYPLLADTTRNLAAALDILDAEWVYDENLNDEILEGSNVTFRATYLIDEEGKVFHESVNDMPLGRNVNEYLRLIDAYTHVQTKGEVCPANWEEGKEAMTADRKSTAAYLASN; from the coding sequence ATGGCAGTAGTAGGGAAAAAATTTCCAAACATTACAGTAGATGCAATCTCTTTTATGGGAGATAATTTAAGAATTAACGTTTTAGAAGAAGCTGTAAACAACAAGAAAAAAGTAGTTTTATTTTGGTATCCAAAAGATTTTACTTTCGTTTGTCCAACAGAATTACACGCTTTTCAAGCTGCTTTACAAGAATTTGAAAAAAGAAACACTATGGTAATTGGTGCTTCTTGTGATACTAACGAAGTTCACTTTGCTTGGTTAAACACTGCAAAAGACAACGGTGGAATTGAAGGTGTAACTTATCCTTTATTAGCAGATACTACTCGTAATTTAGCTGCAGCTTTAGATATTTTAGATGCTGAGTGGGTTTATGACGAAAACTTAAACGATGAAATTTTAGAAGGATCTAATGTAACTTTTAGAGCTACTTATTTAATTGACGAAGAAGGAAAAGTTTTCCACGAAAGTGTTAACGATATGCCATTAGGAAGAAACGTAAATGAGTATTTAAGATTAATCGACGCTTATACTCACGTTCAAACTAAAGGAGAAGTTTGTCCAGCTAACTGGGAAGAAGGTAAAGAAGCTATGACTGCAGATAGAAAATCTACAGCTGCTTATTTAGCATCTAACTAA
- a CDS encoding thioredoxin family protein, with product MFSEIEQDNLQEIVASNETVVVQFSASWCGNCRIMKPKFKVMASQNESIPFVIVDAEKFPESRKLAKVDNLPTFATFKNGVLVNQTQTNKADVLAELVNEVI from the coding sequence ATGTTTTCAGAAATAGAACAAGATAATTTACAAGAAATTGTTGCTTCAAACGAAACTGTAGTAGTGCAATTTTCGGCTTCATGGTGTGGAAATTGCCGTATTATGAAACCAAAGTTCAAAGTAATGGCATCTCAAAACGAATCGATTCCTTTTGTAATCGTAGATGCAGAGAAATTTCCAGAATCAAGAAAATTAGCAAAAGTAGATAACTTACCTACATTTGCTACTTTTAAAAATGGTGTTTTAGTAAATCAAACGCAAACTAATAAAGCAGATGTTTTAGCTGAATTAGTAAACGAAGTAATTTAA
- a CDS encoding DUF6952 family protein, which translates to MKLPVIKQLTQFIEDNDQDYIVETIEVLENLCEVPSLKDEELDVIAELISNMYGALEVNQSIKSGVDKKTALNDFMKRVVGSIDK; encoded by the coding sequence ATGAAGTTACCAGTAATTAAACAGTTAACGCAATTTATCGAAGATAACGACCAAGATTATATTGTTGAAACTATTGAAGTTTTAGAAAATCTTTGCGAAGTTCCTTCTTTAAAAGATGAAGAATTAGATGTTATTGCAGAATTAATCTCTAATATGTATGGTGCACTAGAAGTAAACCAATCAATTAAATCTGGAGTAGATAAGAAAACAGCACTAAATGATTTCATGAAACGTGTTGTGGGTTCTATCGACAAATAA
- a CDS encoding T9SS type A sorting domain-containing protein produces the protein MNKTTLIASIAFLFISSIGFSQNQRIEFKPRSAEFEFYEYRNDSIIPLKTPVANTTNRVFESKLPYPIIFIHGLNSSSETWNTSTDYYDTQYGFTFGGRFDFCLNADNNNTTTNKNFYPTAGADIAAFESLVQNGDYFYVNFNVNPNGAVGTTVLSNQSAIAKQGAAVRVAVQRVMEVTGKNKVILVGHSMGGLASREYIQNSYNWQADNQHHVAKLLTLGTPHGGSNASDNVLAFMTGTDVSSEAIRDLKTTYYYSGEPGHFLFGGLEAQNSTSMNDNSYSPDFYNSDINCNGITGETIQGLNQKSIDNLIDFSCVIGRITNAFGSNITTDGVVPEPSSNMNTYLTGLTYPAKLFYFNSGYDIIENHTELPGYPYQMMQGLDEPNFKELAYVINTNKNYIGYTTIQNPTGADNDYFRFTVADNVNAVVNVSSIVTSSMNGTILNAAGVAVGASQNNSGNTLSFTRVLAPGDYFLKLTSTNPTNTNYQTPYQFNITTTLSVDDTDLESFVFYPNPVKDILHLDNLSITKASIYSILGQLIETKTFENTTSNILDVSNLESGIYLIELENDSQQKTIKIIKE, from the coding sequence ATGAATAAAACTACCTTAATTGCATCTATTGCATTTTTATTTATTTCATCGATAGGTTTTTCTCAAAACCAAAGAATAGAGTTCAAACCTCGATCTGCAGAATTTGAATTTTACGAATACAGAAATGATAGTATCATTCCATTAAAAACTCCTGTTGCGAATACCACCAATAGAGTTTTTGAAAGTAAGTTACCCTACCCTATTATATTCATTCACGGATTAAATTCAAGTTCAGAAACTTGGAACACTTCAACCGATTATTATGATACACAATACGGTTTCACTTTTGGTGGTCGTTTTGATTTTTGCCTAAATGCAGATAACAATAACACAACAACCAACAAAAACTTTTACCCTACAGCTGGCGCTGATATAGCAGCTTTTGAATCGCTTGTACAAAATGGGGATTACTTTTATGTCAATTTTAATGTTAATCCTAATGGGGCCGTTGGTACAACGGTTTTAAGTAACCAATCGGCTATTGCAAAACAAGGAGCAGCTGTACGAGTTGCCGTTCAACGTGTTATGGAAGTTACCGGAAAGAATAAGGTAATTTTAGTTGGTCATAGTATGGGAGGATTGGCTTCAAGAGAATACATTCAAAATTCATACAATTGGCAAGCGGATAACCAACACCATGTTGCCAAATTATTAACTTTAGGTACACCTCACGGAGGAAGTAATGCAAGTGATAATGTATTGGCTTTTATGACAGGAACCGATGTTAGTTCAGAAGCTATTCGCGATTTAAAAACAACCTATTATTATAGTGGTGAACCTGGACATTTCTTATTTGGTGGTTTAGAAGCTCAAAACAGCACTAGTATGAATGACAATTCGTATTCACCAGATTTTTATAATTCGGACATCAATTGCAACGGAATTACAGGCGAAACGATTCAAGGTTTAAACCAAAAATCAATTGATAATTTAATCGATTTTTCTTGTGTAATTGGAAGAATTACAAATGCTTTTGGAAGTAATATTACTACTGACGGTGTTGTTCCAGAACCATCTTCTAATATGAATACGTATTTAACCGGATTAACTTATCCAGCCAAATTATTTTATTTTAATTCAGGTTATGATATTATTGAAAACCATACTGAATTGCCTGGATATCCTTACCAAATGATGCAAGGTTTAGACGAGCCAAATTTTAAAGAATTGGCTTATGTTATTAATACAAACAAAAACTACATTGGATATACAACGATTCAAAACCCAACAGGTGCTGATAATGATTATTTCAGATTTACAGTTGCTGACAATGTAAATGCTGTAGTAAATGTAAGTAGCATTGTAACTTCTTCAATGAATGGAACTATTTTAAATGCTGCTGGAGTTGCTGTTGGTGCATCACAAAACAACAGTGGTAATACTTTAAGTTTTACAAGAGTTCTTGCTCCTGGCGATTATTTCTTAAAATTAACGAGTACTAACCCTACAAATACTAATTACCAAACGCCTTATCAATTTAACATCACAACTACATTAAGTGTTGATGATACTGATTTAGAATCTTTTGTTTTTTATCCAAACCCTGTTAAAGATATTTTACACTTGGATAATTTAAGCATTACGAAAGCTTCAATTTATAGTATTCTTGGTCAATTAATTGAAACGAAGACTTTTGAAAATACAACTTCAAACATTTTAGATGTTAGTAATTTAGAAAGTGGTATTTATTTAATTGAATTAGAAAACGATTCCCAACAAAAAACAATAAAAATTATTAAAGAATAA
- the arsB gene encoding ACR3 family arsenite efflux transporter — translation MKKRLGFLDRYLTIWIFLAMLLGVGIGYFIPNSANFINSFSSGTTIVPLALGLILMMYPPLTKIDFSKVPQMFKKPKLQSASLFITWIVGPFLMFLLATFFLKDYPEYMTGLIIIGIAPCIAMVIVWNELAEGNRELTAGLIGINSLLQVFFFSLYAYFYLHVMLPLFGIKGLELDITISEIAKTVGIYLGIPFALAVVSRFTIKKYLGDKFFNQKFIPFVSPITLIALLFTIVIMFSLKGEMIVDLPMDVIRIAIPLVIFFGIMFFLMFFVAKKIGADYRDATALSFTASGNNFELAIAVSIGVFGINSGQAFAGVIGPLVEVPALIILVNVAFWLRKKYFN, via the coding sequence ATGAAAAAAAGATTAGGATTTTTAGACCGTTATTTAACGATTTGGATTTTTTTAGCAATGTTACTTGGTGTTGGAATTGGTTATTTCATTCCCAATTCAGCTAATTTTATCAATTCTTTTTCATCAGGAACTACTATTGTTCCGTTGGCTTTAGGATTGATTTTGATGATGTATCCACCATTAACAAAAATTGATTTTTCTAAAGTCCCTCAAATGTTTAAAAAGCCAAAGTTACAATCGGCTTCACTTTTTATTACGTGGATTGTTGGTCCTTTTTTAATGTTTTTATTGGCAACTTTCTTTTTAAAAGACTATCCAGAATACATGACAGGTTTAATTATCATTGGAATTGCACCATGTATTGCCATGGTAATTGTTTGGAACGAACTTGCAGAAGGGAATCGTGAATTAACAGCAGGTTTAATTGGGATTAACAGCTTACTTCAAGTATTTTTCTTCAGTTTATACGCTTATTTTTATTTGCATGTGATGCTTCCTTTATTTGGAATCAAAGGTTTGGAATTAGATATTACTATTAGTGAAATAGCTAAAACAGTTGGAATCTATTTAGGAATTCCGTTTGCATTGGCTGTAGTAAGCCGATTTACAATAAAAAAGTATTTAGGAGATAAGTTTTTCAATCAAAAATTTATTCCTTTTGTTTCACCAATTACGCTAATTGCATTGCTTTTTACCATAGTAATTATGTTCAGTTTAAAAGGAGAAATGATTGTTGATTTGCCAATGGATGTTATACGAATTGCGATTCCATTAGTAATTTTCTTCGGAATAATGTTTTTCTTGATGTTTTTTGTGGCAAAAAAAATCGGTGCAGATTACCGAGATGCAACGGCATTATCATTTACTGCATCTGGAAATAATTTTGAACTAGCAATTGCTGTTTCAATTGGTGTTTTTGGAATCAATAGCGGACAAGCATTTGCGGGTGTAATTGGACCTTTAGTGGAAGTTCCAGCTTTAATAATTTTAGTAAATGTAGCTTTCTGGTTAAGAAAGAAATATTTTAATTAA
- a CDS encoding arsenate-mycothiol transferase ArsC: MYSNLKQAIASLANLSVSEERKEVLNPLVDYIQSKVANQEEIRLNFICTHNSRRSHLSQIWAQTMAFQFGIKNVFCFSGGTEATAMFPKVGETLVNQGFLIQKLSNEQNPVYAVKFDENQQPIVCFSKAYFDDFNPKTNFGAIMTCNNADEGCPMVFGAEARFPIKYDDPKAFDGTDLMDAKYAERSLQIASEMYYVFSQIK; the protein is encoded by the coding sequence ATGTATTCTAATTTGAAACAAGCAATAGCGAGTTTGGCTAATTTATCAGTTTCGGAAGAACGTAAAGAAGTCCTGAATCCTTTGGTGGATTATATTCAAAGTAAAGTTGCTAATCAAGAAGAAATTCGTTTGAACTTTATTTGTACTCACAATTCACGTCGTAGTCATTTATCCCAAATTTGGGCGCAAACCATGGCATTTCAGTTCGGAATTAAAAACGTTTTTTGTTTTTCTGGTGGAACAGAAGCTACTGCCATGTTTCCAAAAGTTGGTGAAACCTTAGTTAATCAAGGTTTTCTAATTCAAAAACTTAGTAACGAACAAAATCCCGTTTACGCAGTAAAATTTGATGAAAATCAGCAACCAATTGTATGTTTTTCAAAAGCTTATTTCGATGATTTTAATCCGAAAACTAATTTTGGCGCTATTATGACATGCAATAATGCTGACGAAGGTTGTCCGATGGTTTTCGGTGCAGAAGCAAGATTTCCTATCAAATATGATGATCCAAAAGCATTTGATGGAACTGATTTAATGGATGCTAAATACGCAGAACGCAGTTTACAAATTGCGAGTGAAATGTATTATGTATTTTCTCAAATCAAATAA
- a CDS encoding class I SAM-dependent methyltransferase — MGNTKKQHWETVFTTKAENEVSWYQKQPQTSIQLIQACKVAKNAAIIDIGGGDSYLIDSLLDLGYTNLYLLDISEAALARAKNRLGDKAKQVNFINSDSLNFRSDVKFDVWHDRASFHFITYVNDVQKYKTNVVNALNSGGHFILGTFSEDGPKKCSGLDITQYSVEKLETILEEDFELENCFTEDHETPFDTIQNFIFAHYIKK; from the coding sequence ATGGGAAATACTAAAAAACAACATTGGGAAACAGTTTTTACTACAAAGGCTGAAAATGAAGTGAGTTGGTACCAAAAACAACCACAAACCTCTATTCAATTAATTCAAGCTTGTAAAGTGGCTAAAAATGCTGCAATTATTGATATTGGCGGCGGCGATAGTTATTTGATAGATTCTCTACTAGATTTGGGTTATACCAATTTATATCTTTTAGATATTTCAGAAGCTGCATTAGCGCGTGCCAAAAACCGATTAGGTGATAAAGCAAAACAAGTAAATTTTATCAATTCAGATAGTTTGAATTTTCGATCAGATGTAAAATTTGATGTTTGGCACGATAGAGCTTCTTTTCATTTTATTACGTATGTAAATGATGTTCAAAAGTATAAAACTAATGTTGTAAACGCTTTAAATTCTGGCGGACATTTTATTTTGGGAACTTTTTCTGAAGATGGACCAAAAAAATGTAGTGGTTTGGATATTACACAATATTCTGTTGAGAAGCTTGAAACTATTCTTGAAGAAGATTTCGAATTAGAAAATTGTTTTACCGAAGACCACGAAACACCTTTTGACACCATTCAAAATTTTATTTTCGCTCACTATATAAAAAAATAA